The following proteins come from a genomic window of Methylorubrum populi:
- a CDS encoding acyl carrier protein, whose protein sequence is MSSFYEELAEILEIEPDQVTPDLRLENTSWDSLAVVSTIALIDEQYDKAVNATALAACETVGDIDRLIAARQTESGA, encoded by the coding sequence ATGAGCAGCTTTTACGAAGAACTGGCTGAGATCCTGGAGATCGAACCGGACCAAGTGACGCCCGACTTACGCCTTGAGAACACGTCGTGGGACTCGTTGGCTGTAGTCTCCACCATTGCCCTGATCGATGAACAGTATGACAAGGCGGTCAACGCTACTGCCCTTGCTGCGTGCGAGACGGTCGGCGACATTGACCGCTTGATTGCAGCGCGCCAGACCGAGAGCGGGGCGTAA
- a CDS encoding ATP-binding protein, with translation MPTNSARPMWLGVTIAVAVIVFSEAVGGTVDVALMVSASLALLIGALLGRGGQVAILPPAETATPRRHAIAEALLAHIPDPVILVDRRVVVIEANPAARRLLPGLKLRHPLSFSLRAPDVLDGIEEVLRTGAPVRTEYATRVPTERAFEVQIGALPLPDMPGGGEANVVLFLRDLTAARRLEAMRVDFVANASHELRTPLAALLGFIETLQGPARDDSRAREQFLGIMRTQAQRMTGLIDDLLSLSRIELHEHVVPTRIVDLGRIARQMVDMQAPLALERGVALSVERPDGPLPVLGDRDELLRVVENLVENAVKYGGSGGVVAVSLHRVGGEDGRGSRIELRVRDEGPGISAEHIPRLTERFYRVDTASSRQQGGTGLGLAIVKHTLNRHRGKLLIESEPGRGTLVRVSLPEHRPEKAEAALPEPPVGE, from the coding sequence GTGCCGACGAACTCCGCCCGTCCGATGTGGCTCGGCGTGACGATCGCCGTGGCCGTGATCGTCTTCTCGGAGGCGGTCGGCGGCACCGTCGATGTCGCCCTGATGGTGTCGGCGAGCCTCGCACTTCTGATCGGCGCACTGCTCGGGCGCGGCGGGCAGGTGGCGATCCTCCCGCCGGCCGAGACCGCTACGCCGCGGCGCCATGCCATCGCCGAGGCGCTGCTCGCGCATATCCCGGATCCTGTGATCCTGGTCGACCGCCGGGTCGTGGTGATCGAGGCCAACCCGGCTGCCCGACGACTCCTGCCGGGATTAAAGCTGCGTCACCCGCTCTCCTTCTCCCTGCGCGCGCCCGACGTCCTCGACGGCATCGAGGAGGTCCTTCGGACGGGCGCCCCCGTGCGGACTGAGTACGCCACTCGCGTGCCGACCGAGCGCGCCTTCGAGGTGCAGATCGGTGCCCTGCCGCTCCCCGATATGCCCGGAGGTGGCGAGGCCAACGTGGTGCTGTTCCTGCGCGACCTCACCGCGGCACGCCGCCTTGAGGCGATGCGGGTCGATTTCGTCGCCAATGCCAGCCACGAGCTGCGCACGCCGCTCGCGGCGCTGCTCGGCTTCATCGAAACTCTTCAGGGGCCGGCCCGGGACGATTCCCGCGCCCGGGAGCAGTTTCTCGGAATCATGCGCACCCAGGCCCAGCGCATGACCGGCCTCATCGACGATCTGCTCTCGCTCTCGCGCATCGAATTGCACGAGCACGTCGTGCCGACCCGCATCGTCGATCTCGGCCGCATTGCGCGCCAGATGGTCGACATGCAGGCGCCACTCGCCCTGGAGCGCGGGGTCGCGCTGAGCGTCGAGCGGCCCGACGGTCCGCTTCCCGTGCTCGGGGATCGGGACGAGCTGTTGCGCGTCGTCGAGAACCTCGTCGAGAACGCGGTGAAGTACGGCGGCAGCGGCGGCGTGGTCGCGGTCTCGCTCCATCGTGTCGGTGGGGAGGACGGGCGCGGGTCACGGATCGAGCTGAGGGTGCGCGACGAGGGACCGGGCATCTCCGCCGAGCACATCCCGCGGCTCACCGAGCGCTTCTACCGGGTCGATACGGCGTCGAGCCGGCAGCAGGGCGGGACGGGCCTTGGGCTCGCCATCGTCAAGCACACGCTCAACCGCCACCGCGGCAAGCTCCTCATCGAGAGCGAACCGGGCCGTGGAACCCTCGTGCGGGTCAGTCTGCCGGAACACCGGCCGGAGAAGGCGGAAGCCGCGCTTCCGGAGCCTCCGGTGGGGGAATAG
- a CDS encoding lysylphosphatidylglycerol synthase domain-containing protein, producing MIPAGKHRTVAQADPADAGREADAGSKPASKRGRFAWIGTAASLVLILASLGVLWKLSGEISWAELQTAFTAVATGRLSEAFLFVAVSYLFLTCYDALALRQLRLKMPYRITALASFTSYAVSFTLGFPLITAATIRYWIYSKRGLSAAKIAALTVIAGFTFWLGMGVVLGFSLIIEAGQLASLTFQSIGVNTTARLNQILGFGTLGLVLGYLAWVSVKRRYIKVRHWQLELPGATVSFSQMVVGIGDVCAAAAVLYMLMPEGMNLAFTTFLAIYVLAAMLGIASNAPGGIGVFEATILLALSYLPRESVLGSLLLFRVCYYLVPFVLALLMLGVYEAFQRLRRHRAANDP from the coding sequence ATGATACCTGCCGGGAAGCACAGGACGGTCGCGCAGGCCGATCCGGCCGATGCAGGCCGCGAGGCTGACGCCGGATCGAAGCCGGCTTCGAAGCGCGGCCGCTTTGCCTGGATCGGCACGGCCGCGAGTCTCGTTCTCATCCTCGCCTCCCTCGGCGTTCTGTGGAAGCTGTCGGGGGAAATCAGCTGGGCCGAACTGCAGACGGCCTTCACCGCCGTCGCGACGGGCCGGCTCAGCGAGGCCTTCCTGTTCGTGGCGGTCAGCTACCTGTTCCTGACCTGCTACGACGCGCTCGCCCTGCGCCAGCTCCGCCTCAAGATGCCCTACCGCATCACGGCGCTCGCCTCGTTCACGAGCTACGCGGTGAGCTTCACCCTCGGCTTCCCGCTCATCACCGCGGCGACGATCCGCTACTGGATCTACTCGAAGCGCGGATTGTCCGCGGCCAAGATCGCCGCGCTGACGGTGATCGCCGGCTTTACCTTCTGGCTCGGCATGGGGGTGGTGCTGGGCTTCAGCCTCATCATCGAGGCGGGCCAGCTCGCGAGCCTCACTTTCCAGAGCATCGGCGTCAACACGACCGCGCGCCTCAACCAGATCCTCGGCTTCGGCACCCTCGGCCTCGTGCTCGGCTATCTGGCCTGGGTCTCGGTGAAGCGGCGCTACATCAAGGTTCGTCACTGGCAGCTCGAACTGCCGGGCGCGACGGTCTCGTTCAGTCAGATGGTGGTCGGCATCGGTGATGTCTGCGCCGCGGCGGCCGTGCTCTACATGCTGATGCCCGAGGGCATGAACCTCGCCTTCACCACCTTCCTTGCGATCTACGTGCTCGCGGCCATGCTCGGCATCGCCTCCAACGCGCCGGGCGGCATCGGCGTGTTCGAGGCCACCATCCTGCTCGCTCTGTCGTACCTGCCCCGCGAGTCGGTGCTGGGATCGCTGCTGCTGTTCCGGGTCTGCTACTACCTCGTCCCGTTCGTTCTCGCCCTGCTGATGCTCGGTGTGTACGAGGCCTTTCAGCGGCTGCGGCGGCACAGGGCGGCGAACGACCCGTGA
- a CDS encoding M20 aminoacylase family protein has product MPVIDRIADLSEEITAWRHDLHAHPELQYDVHRTADFVADKLRGFGCDEVVTGIGRTGVVGVIRGRAHGSNRAIGLRADMDALPIREIRDLPYRSTVPGKMHACGHDGHTAMLLGAAKYLAETRDFDGRAVLIFQPAEEGGGGGEAMVQDGMMERFGVEAVYGLHNIPGQPLGTFAIRPGPIMASTDRFTILIEGRGGHAALPQAAVDTVLVASHIVVALQSIVARNIDPLDSAVISVCAVEAGEAFNVLPQTAELRGTMRALTPAVRGLMRERLAAIAENVAAAFGARASIDFASGYPATENHPAETDFMADVAAQVVGEAQVDRAVAPMMAAEDFSYMLAHRPGAYIFMGNGPSAGLHHPEYDFNDAAIPYGASLWARIIETGLPARD; this is encoded by the coding sequence ATGCCCGTCATCGACCGCATTGCCGATCTCTCGGAGGAGATCACCGCTTGGCGGCACGATCTCCACGCCCATCCGGAGCTTCAGTACGACGTGCATCGCACGGCGGATTTCGTGGCGGACAAGCTGCGCGGCTTCGGCTGCGACGAGGTCGTCACGGGCATCGGCCGTACCGGCGTCGTCGGGGTGATCCGTGGGCGGGCCCACGGCTCGAACCGGGCGATCGGCCTACGGGCCGATATGGACGCCCTGCCGATCCGGGAAATCCGCGATCTTCCCTACCGCTCGACGGTGCCGGGCAAGATGCACGCCTGCGGCCATGACGGGCATACGGCGATGCTGCTCGGAGCCGCCAAGTACCTCGCCGAGACGCGGGACTTCGACGGGCGCGCGGTGCTGATCTTCCAACCGGCGGAAGAAGGCGGCGGGGGTGGCGAGGCCATGGTGCAGGACGGGATGATGGAGCGCTTCGGGGTCGAGGCGGTCTACGGTCTGCACAACATCCCCGGCCAGCCGCTCGGCACCTTCGCCATCCGGCCCGGCCCGATCATGGCCTCGACCGACCGCTTCACGATCCTCATCGAGGGCAGGGGCGGGCATGCCGCCCTGCCGCAGGCGGCGGTCGATACGGTTCTGGTGGCGAGCCACATCGTCGTCGCCCTGCAATCCATCGTCGCCCGCAACATCGACCCGCTCGATTCGGCCGTCATCTCCGTCTGCGCCGTGGAGGCAGGCGAGGCGTTCAACGTGCTCCCACAGACCGCGGAGCTGCGCGGCACGATGCGGGCTTTGACTCCGGCCGTGCGCGGTCTGATGCGTGAGCGACTTGCCGCGATCGCCGAGAACGTCGCTGCGGCCTTCGGAGCGCGGGCGAGCATCGATTTCGCCAGCGGCTACCCGGCGACCGAGAACCACCCGGCCGAGACCGACTTCATGGCGGATGTCGCCGCGCAGGTCGTCGGCGAGGCGCAGGTCGATCGGGCCGTGGCACCGATGATGGCGGCGGAAGACTTCTCCTACATGCTCGCCCACCGGCCCGGCGCCTACATCTTCATGGGCAACGGCCCGTCCGCCGGTCTCCACCATCCGGAATACGACTTCAACGATGCCGCGATCCCCTACGGCGCCTCGCTCTGGGCACGGATCATTGAAACAGGGCTACCGGCGCGGGACTGA
- a CDS encoding ketoacyl-ACP synthase III: protein MIPAIQSRGQTVGARIAGIATHLPERVLSNEHLAELYPAWPSEKIFDKTGIRERRVAAEHETAGDLAFHAAERLFAAGDCVREDIDFLILCTQAADYLLPTTACLLQDRLGLGRHVGALDVNLGCSGFVYGLALATGLIAAGAARNVLLLTADTYSKFIHERDRSVRTLFGDGAAATLITASSESVIGPFVFGTDGAGGKDLIVEAGGFRMPRGPETGLAEEDSHGNVRSREHLYMNGASVMSFSLQEVPRAFTRLLETSGIAQADVDYVVLHQANKLMLDALQRKMNLPAAKVPRHYEDIGNTVSSTIPFVLADMRDKGQMAPGRRFIVIGFGVGLSWAGASFVC, encoded by the coding sequence ATGATTCCTGCCATTCAATCCAGAGGTCAGACCGTCGGCGCGCGTATTGCCGGAATCGCGACGCATCTCCCTGAGCGCGTTCTCTCGAACGAACATCTCGCCGAACTCTATCCGGCTTGGCCCTCCGAGAAGATTTTCGACAAGACCGGCATCCGCGAGCGTCGCGTGGCTGCAGAGCACGAGACGGCAGGCGATTTGGCCTTTCATGCCGCCGAGAGGCTATTTGCGGCGGGCGATTGCGTGCGTGAGGACATCGACTTCCTCATTCTCTGCACCCAGGCGGCTGACTACCTGCTGCCAACCACGGCCTGCCTCCTCCAAGACCGGCTCGGCTTAGGTCGGCACGTCGGTGCGCTCGACGTGAATCTCGGGTGTTCCGGCTTCGTCTACGGTCTCGCCTTGGCAACTGGGCTGATTGCGGCGGGCGCAGCGCGCAATGTGCTCCTGCTGACGGCCGACACCTATTCCAAGTTCATCCATGAGCGCGACAGAAGCGTCCGAACCTTATTTGGCGATGGAGCCGCAGCAACACTGATCACGGCGAGCAGCGAGTCCGTGATCGGCCCCTTCGTGTTCGGCACGGATGGTGCCGGTGGCAAGGATCTGATCGTTGAAGCTGGCGGCTTTCGCATGCCTCGTGGGCCGGAAACCGGGCTGGCAGAAGAGGATTCGCACGGCAATGTTCGCTCGCGCGAGCATCTGTACATGAATGGTGCCAGCGTGATGAGTTTCTCGTTGCAAGAGGTGCCGCGCGCTTTCACTCGCCTGCTGGAAACAAGCGGTATTGCCCAGGCGGATGTGGATTACGTTGTCCTGCACCAAGCGAATAAGCTCATGTTGGACGCTCTGCAGCGCAAGATGAACCTTCCCGCCGCAAAGGTGCCGCGCCACTACGAGGACATCGGCAACACCGTGTCGTCGACCATCCCCTTCGTTCTGGCAGACATGCGGGATAAAGGGCAGATGGCACCCGGTCGCCGCTTCATCGTGATCGGGTTCGGTGTTGGCCTATCGTGGGCGGGGGCTTCTTTCGTCTGCTGA
- a CDS encoding heavy metal translocating P-type ATPase: MPPISAATATSRLTLPVEGMSCASCVGRVERALAALPGAADVSVNLATGRASLDMPEGTPPSRAVAAIREAGYDVPEAVTAVSVEGMSCASCVGRVERALLALPGATSASVNLATGRAELRHAAGAVTVGDVEEAVRRAGYEPHRIDTAQVLPPEDRQEREAAALRRDLILAALLSSPVVVLDMGGHLLPGFHHAATDALGAGYAWLQAMLATLVLAGPGRRFFRIGVPNLLRGHPDMNALVALGAGAAYLFSLVSTAAPSWLPEGSAHLYFEASVLIVTLILLGRTLEARARGRAGAAIARLIDLSPKTARLVEDVREREVPASELRIGDRVRVRPGERVPADGTVVSGSSFVDESMITGEPVPVEKGRGGHVVGGTLNTTGSFDLTVDRVGADTALARIVRMVEEAQGGKLPIQALVDRVTLWFVPAVITIAVLTFLAWIVLGPAPALGHALVAAISVLIIACPCAMGLATPVSIMVGTGRAAERGVLFRQGAALQALRDARVIALDKTGTLTEGRPRLTDLVTAPGFDRGKVLAFAGAVEARSEHPVARAITAAARDAGALPEAEAFEAVPGHGASARVEERTVALGNRRYMQRLGIATGALESEAARLASEGKSPIFAAIDGRLAALVAVADPIKPEAREALASLRARGLTVAMLTGDARATAEAVARALDIAEVEAEVLPEGKVAALRRLREAHGPVAFVGDGINDAPALAEADIGIAIGTGTDIAVESADVVLMSGALGGLVEAVVLSRATLANIRQNLFWAFAYNAALIPVAAGLLVAFGGPPLSPVLAAGAMALSSVFVVGNALRLRRAGAVA; this comes from the coding sequence ATGCCGCCGATCTCCGCCGCCACCGCTACGTCCCGCCTCACCCTGCCCGTCGAGGGGATGAGCTGCGCCTCCTGCGTCGGCCGGGTCGAGCGGGCGCTCGCCGCTCTGCCCGGCGCGGCGGACGTCTCCGTCAATCTCGCCACCGGCCGCGCCAGCCTGGACATGCCGGAGGGCACGCCGCCGTCTCGAGCCGTCGCGGCGATCCGTGAGGCCGGCTACGACGTGCCGGAGGCCGTCACGGCTGTCTCCGTCGAGGGGATGAGCTGCGCCTCCTGCGTCGGCCGGGTCGAGCGCGCCCTTCTGGCGCTGCCCGGTGCGACCTCGGCCAGCGTCAATCTCGCGACCGGTCGGGCCGAGCTGCGCCACGCCGCCGGTGCCGTTACGGTGGGCGATGTCGAGGAGGCCGTGCGGCGGGCTGGCTACGAGCCGCACCGGATCGATACGGCGCAAGTTCTCCCTCCCGAGGACAGGCAGGAGCGGGAGGCCGCCGCTCTCCGCCGCGACCTCATCCTCGCCGCCTTGCTGTCGAGCCCCGTCGTCGTGCTCGACATGGGCGGCCACCTGCTGCCGGGCTTCCACCACGCAGCGACGGACGCGCTCGGCGCCGGCTATGCGTGGCTGCAGGCCATGCTCGCGACGCTGGTTCTGGCCGGGCCCGGCCGCCGCTTCTTCCGGATCGGCGTGCCGAACCTGCTGCGCGGTCATCCGGACATGAACGCCCTCGTCGCCCTCGGCGCCGGTGCGGCCTACCTCTTCTCGCTCGTTTCGACCGCCGCCCCGTCCTGGCTGCCGGAAGGGTCGGCGCACCTCTATTTCGAGGCGAGCGTCCTCATCGTCACGCTGATCCTCCTCGGGCGCACCCTCGAGGCCCGCGCGAGGGGCCGGGCCGGGGCGGCGATCGCCCGGCTAATCGACCTCTCGCCCAAAACGGCGCGGTTGGTCGAGGATGTCCGCGAGCGCGAGGTGCCGGCCTCCGAGCTGCGCATCGGCGACCGGGTGCGGGTGCGCCCCGGTGAACGCGTGCCGGCGGACGGCACCGTGGTGTCGGGCTCGTCCTTCGTCGATGAGAGCATGATCACCGGCGAGCCGGTGCCCGTGGAGAAGGGAAGGGGCGGCCACGTCGTCGGCGGCACTCTCAACACCACCGGCAGCTTCGATCTGACCGTGGACCGCGTCGGCGCCGACACCGCACTGGCGCGGATCGTGCGCATGGTGGAGGAGGCGCAGGGCGGCAAGCTGCCGATCCAGGCGCTGGTCGACCGGGTCACCCTCTGGTTCGTGCCCGCCGTCATCACCATCGCCGTGCTGACCTTTCTCGCATGGATCGTCCTCGGGCCGGCGCCGGCGCTCGGCCACGCCCTGGTCGCAGCGATCTCCGTGCTGATCATCGCCTGCCCCTGCGCCATGGGGCTGGCGACGCCGGTCTCGATCATGGTCGGCACCGGCCGGGCCGCGGAGCGCGGCGTGCTGTTCCGCCAGGGCGCCGCGCTCCAGGCTTTGCGGGACGCCCGCGTCATCGCCCTCGACAAGACCGGCACTCTCACGGAGGGCCGCCCCCGGTTGACCGATCTCGTCACCGCGCCCGGCTTCGACCGGGGGAAGGTGCTGGCCTTTGCAGGCGCGGTGGAGGCGCGCTCCGAGCATCCGGTCGCTCGCGCCATCACCGCGGCGGCGCGCGACGCCGGAGCCTTGCCCGAGGCTGAGGCGTTCGAGGCGGTGCCCGGCCACGGTGCCTCGGCCCGGGTTGAGGAGCGGACGGTGGCGCTCGGCAACCGGCGCTACATGCAGCGGCTCGGGATCGCGACCGGCGCTCTCGAGAGCGAGGCGGCCCGGCTGGCCAGCGAGGGAAAAAGCCCGATCTTCGCCGCCATCGACGGTCGGCTCGCCGCCCTCGTCGCGGTAGCCGATCCGATCAAACCGGAGGCGCGAGAGGCGCTGGCGTCCCTGCGCGCCCGCGGTCTCACCGTGGCGATGCTGACCGGCGACGCCCGCGCCACGGCCGAGGCAGTGGCCCGCGCGCTCGACATCGCCGAGGTCGAGGCCGAGGTGCTGCCCGAGGGCAAGGTCGCGGCGCTTCGTCGCCTGCGCGAGGCGCATGGACCGGTGGCCTTCGTCGGCGACGGGATCAACGACGCGCCGGCCCTGGCCGAGGCCGATATCGGGATCGCCATCGGCACCGGCACCGACATTGCCGTGGAGAGTGCCGACGTGGTCCTGATGTCCGGCGCGCTCGGTGGTCTGGTCGAGGCCGTGGTGCTGTCGCGGGCCACGCTCGCCAACATCCGCCAGAACCTGTTCTGGGCCTTCGCCTACAACGCCGCGCTGATCCCGGTCGCCGCCGGGCTCCTCGTCGCCTTCGGCGGACCGCCCCTCTCGCCGGTGCTCGCCGCCGGGGCGATGGCGCTTTCGAGCGTCTTCGTCGTCGGCAACGCGCTGCGCCTCAGGCGAGCGGGTGCCGTTGCATGA
- the cueR gene encoding Cu(I)-responsive transcriptional regulator, which yields MSGRFVTIGEAAGATGVSAKMIRYYEETGLLGPAERTASGYRVYGESDLHALRFVRRARDLGFSMREIADLLALWHDRSRTSAAVKAVALDHVADLRRRIGELEAMARTLEHLAERCCGDARPDCPILDDLAGGPKTP from the coding sequence ATGAGCGGACGGTTCGTCACCATCGGTGAGGCGGCCGGCGCCACCGGCGTCTCGGCCAAGATGATCCGCTACTACGAGGAGACGGGCCTGCTCGGCCCCGCCGAGCGGACGGCTTCCGGCTATCGCGTCTACGGTGAGAGCGACCTGCACGCTCTGCGTTTCGTGCGCCGGGCGCGCGATCTCGGCTTCTCGATGCGGGAAATCGCCGACCTTCTTGCCCTCTGGCACGATCGCTCCCGTACCAGCGCAGCGGTCAAGGCGGTGGCGCTCGACCACGTGGCGGATCTGCGTCGCCGCATCGGCGAGTTAGAGGCCATGGCCCGCACCCTCGAACATCTGGCCGAGCGCTGCTGCGGTGACGCTCGCCCCGACTGTCCGATCCTCGACGACTTGGCGGGAGGACCGAAGACGCCGTGA
- a CDS encoding ferredoxin, with amino-acid sequence MHGLSPEMQHCIDACLTCYRTCLGMASRHCLEAGGRHVEPEHFRLMLSCAEACRASAELMLIGSAVHRHQCGACAEICAACARSCEGVGDMDACVAACRACEEACRDMAA; translated from the coding sequence ATGCACGGCCTGTCGCCCGAGATGCAGCACTGCATCGATGCCTGTCTGACCTGCTACCGCACTTGCCTCGGCATGGCCTCGCGCCACTGCCTCGAAGCGGGTGGCCGGCATGTCGAGCCGGAGCATTTCCGCCTGATGCTCTCCTGTGCCGAGGCCTGTCGGGCCTCCGCCGAGTTGATGCTGATCGGCAGCGCGGTCCATCGCCACCAGTGCGGCGCCTGCGCGGAAATCTGTGCGGCCTGTGCCCGCTCCTGCGAAGGAGTCGGTGACATGGATGCGTGTGTCGCCGCCTGCCGCGCCTGCGAGGAAGCGTGCCGTGACATGGCGGCATGA
- a CDS encoding uracil-DNA glycosylase — protein sequence MPDSPEAPKSLRDPVLLEARRAMADAAHVRPLRAFARRIAAERNADVPDPDPLDGGVDARLLLLLETPGPSIGRTGFVSRDNATGTAANLFRFLNEAGIARRDTLIWNAVPWVIHAPGALNRAPRRSEAVAAAPYFAPLLALLPRLAVVVPAGRFAQAAASPLAELRPDLPLVPIPHPSPTYVCTSPSVRERILAGLTRAATHLGRAS from the coding sequence ATGCCGGATTCGCCTGAAGCACCCAAGAGCCTGCGCGACCCCGTGCTCCTGGAAGCGCGCCGGGCGATGGCCGATGCGGCCCACGTCCGGCCCCTGCGCGCATTCGCCCGAAGAATCGCCGCGGAACGCAACGCCGACGTGCCCGACCCCGATCCCCTCGACGGCGGCGTGGACGCGCGCTTGCTCCTTCTGCTCGAAACGCCCGGCCCCTCGATCGGCCGCACCGGTTTCGTCTCGCGCGACAATGCCACCGGCACCGCCGCCAACCTGTTCCGTTTCCTCAACGAGGCCGGTATCGCGCGGCGGGACACGCTGATCTGGAACGCCGTGCCCTGGGTGATCCACGCGCCGGGCGCCCTCAACCGCGCCCCGCGCCGTTCGGAAGCCGTCGCCGCCGCTCCTTACTTCGCGCCGCTGCTCGCGCTGCTGCCGCGGCTGGCCGTGGTCGTTCCGGCCGGGCGCTTCGCGCAGGCGGCGGCGTCACCGCTCGCCGAGCTGCGGCCGGACCTGCCGCTGGTGCCGATCCCGCATCCGAGCCCGACCTACGTCTGCACCTCACCCTCCGTGCGCGAGCGCATCCTGGCGGGGCTGACGCGGGCGGCCACCCATCTGGGCCGCGCATCGTAG